One Aciduliprofundum boonei T469 genomic region harbors:
- a CDS encoding protease pro-enzyme activation domain-containing protein, producing MKKERSLYGLILVMASIMIFSALSVTVFASSAQASNAIPISSGFNPKLIHDGTFIGYANENQKIWVTIGLKWKNEESLNLFLKEVNDPSSPNFGKYLTYKEFKNKYAPSPVIYNKVIQWIKSKNVHIEYTYGLRNAIVLHDTIGKIGNLLGVRFGYFKSNSPNYNKEYFAAMNEPKIPAYLKPYISGINGLNNATKFKLNYYTASSGIDYLSGADVAKMYQVYQLYNNTPDGSASTHHIFATGLRVATVLWEGADSWGDQYAPFDPNAITYYYQHVIPTWIQNLGVMSTVHYYGTSGTVAPGSNTDGSVSTENELDLEMVGTLAPGVDAFCVYGPGGSSGGPSESNFPDNEYNYILNTLASESSPILVAVSNSWGGGDSQESSTTMNDVKALEAMGVTVMASSGDDGDTTSPSEPSTAAYDTYGFLAVGGTTPVPNGVDHTTLDDYATMGNNTDLANPRSSEIVWYDSSSTNSAGDHWGTQSGVSSVYAEPSWQSNYIGSYSGRVTADISAMGNHTLIYVSSSSGTQWSAVAGTSVACPVTAGMVAMMDAYIGVEYGVSNHGLGFLNPIIYKLGYDYYHNGKFANSPPYYDVTQGATGGGGSASTGWDQVSGWGVINAWNFIHDIGFTINASSTSASINAGESASYTLNIAYPYDWTTDVGHFEVSGLPSGATASFSSNYVHPSGNGASSSLTLTVQTSSSTPSGTYTLTFMAYTYNHTTGHWGNLTNSIQLTLTVGSGGSNPTAPSAPQNLQASAGNGYVLLNWQAPSNNGGASITEYKIYRGTSSGGESYLAEVSGTTLSYNDTSVTNGNTYYYYVTAVNSAGESSASNEVSATPQSSVTAPSAPQNLQATAGNGYVLLNWQAPSNNGGASITNYKIYRGTSSGGESYLAEVSGTTLSYNDTSVTNGQTYYYYVTAVNSAGESPASNEVSATPQAPPSPSSLKILLVDDDGGQNYQTYFTQALDADGYSYDVWDVSSSGSPSASTLENYNVVIWTTGATWSNTLTSTDQSNLETYLNNGGALYLSSQDFLYDLTGGWDESISNTFVTNYLGVDYVANDVQYNSVAGVSGTFVQSFTSISLSNYPFTNYDDELGLSSYGHALFYNPSDNYVTGDYVQTSTYKTVFTAFSFEAVENTDSSTGNALLKAIIDWLSGETTSIQGDIQIPMSFSDHSENNLDVFNNAPIIHAPEIAAIFRSF from the coding sequence ATGAAGAAAGAGAGAAGTTTGTATGGACTAATATTAGTTATGGCCAGTATAATGATTTTCAGCGCACTTTCTGTGACAGTGTTTGCATCATCTGCCCAAGCATCCAATGCAATACCTATATCCAGTGGATTCAATCCAAAGCTTATCCATGATGGTACATTCATAGGTTATGCAAATGAGAACCAGAAAATATGGGTAACCATAGGGCTAAAATGGAAAAATGAAGAATCTCTTAACCTATTTTTGAAAGAAGTGAATGACCCAAGTTCTCCCAATTTTGGAAAGTATTTGACATACAAGGAGTTTAAAAATAAATATGCCCCAAGTCCAGTAATATACAACAAAGTAATACAGTGGATTAAAAGCAAGAATGTACACATAGAATACACCTATGGCCTAAGAAATGCCATAGTCCTCCACGACACAATTGGTAAAATTGGCAATTTGCTAGGAGTTAGATTTGGCTATTTCAAATCAAATAGCCCGAACTACAATAAAGAATACTTTGCTGCTATGAATGAGCCAAAAATTCCTGCATACCTAAAGCCCTATATCTCAGGAATAAATGGACTGAACAATGCAACGAAATTCAAATTAAATTATTACACCGCAAGTAGCGGGATAGATTATCTTAGCGGAGCAGATGTTGCTAAGATGTACCAAGTTTATCAACTATATAACAATACCCCAGATGGTTCTGCAAGTACTCACCATATATTTGCTACGGGACTGCGTGTGGCTACTGTGCTATGGGAAGGCGCAGATTCTTGGGGTGATCAATATGCACCATTTGACCCTAATGCAATAACTTATTATTATCAGCATGTGATTCCAACATGGATTCAGAATCTTGGTGTTATGTCCACTGTCCATTATTACGGTACATCAGGTACTGTTGCACCTGGAAGCAACACCGATGGAAGTGTTTCTACTGAAAATGAACTGGATCTAGAAATGGTTGGTACATTGGCACCGGGCGTAGATGCTTTCTGTGTATACGGCCCAGGAGGAAGCAGTGGTGGGCCTTCTGAGAGCAACTTCCCAGATAATGAGTATAACTACATACTCAATACCCTTGCTTCTGAGAGTAGCCCAATACTCGTTGCTGTAAGTAATTCTTGGGGTGGTGGTGATTCTCAGGAGAGTAGCACAACTATGAATGATGTGAAGGCATTAGAGGCCATGGGTGTAACTGTTATGGCTTCAAGCGGTGATGATGGAGATACCACCTCGCCTAGCGAGCCTTCTACAGCTGCCTATGACACATACGGATTTTTGGCAGTTGGGGGAACAACGCCAGTACCTAACGGAGTAGATCATACTACTTTAGATGATTACGCTACTATGGGTAACAATACAGATCTGGCAAATCCAAGAAGTAGTGAGATTGTTTGGTATGATTCATCAAGCACCAATTCTGCTGGAGATCACTGGGGTACACAGAGTGGCGTGAGCTCAGTTTATGCTGAGCCATCCTGGCAGAGCAACTATATAGGAAGCTACAGTGGAAGGGTAACGGCCGATATTTCTGCTATGGGAAATCATACCCTAATATATGTGAGCAGTAGCAGTGGAACCCAATGGAGTGCAGTAGCAGGTACATCCGTTGCGTGCCCAGTTACAGCAGGTATGGTGGCTATGATGGATGCATATATTGGAGTAGAATACGGAGTATCAAACCATGGATTGGGCTTCTTGAACCCAATAATATATAAATTAGGATATGACTACTACCATAATGGAAAATTCGCAAATTCACCTCCTTATTATGATGTTACTCAAGGAGCTACCGGTGGCGGTGGTTCAGCTTCAACTGGCTGGGATCAGGTGTCAGGCTGGGGAGTAATAAACGCTTGGAACTTTATACACGATATTGGATTTACAATAAATGCTTCATCTACCTCTGCTAGTATTAACGCAGGGGAAAGTGCAAGTTATACGCTAAATATAGCATACCCATATGATTGGACAACTGATGTAGGTCATTTTGAGGTAAGTGGTTTACCATCTGGAGCCACTGCATCATTCTCTTCCAACTATGTACATCCTAGTGGAAATGGCGCATCCTCCTCATTAACATTAACTGTGCAAACATCAAGTAGCACTCCTTCTGGAACCTATACATTAACATTCATGGCTTATACATATAATCACACAACTGGTCACTGGGGTAATTTAACAAACTCTATCCAGCTTACTCTAACCGTAGGCAGTGGAGGAAGCAATCCGACAGCACCAAGTGCACCACAGAACTTGCAGGCAAGCGCAGGTAATGGTTATGTGCTCCTAAATTGGCAGGCACCAAGCAACAATGGTGGAGCTAGTATTACTGAATACAAGATTTATCGTGGCACAAGCTCCGGCGGAGAATCCTATCTTGCGGAAGTATCTGGAACTACTCTATCTTACAACGATACTTCCGTCACTAACGGCAATACTTACTACTACTATGTCACCGCTGTGAACTCTGCTGGAGAATCCTCTGCTAGCAATGAAGTTAGTGCTACTCCTCAGAGTAGTGTTACCGCTCCTTCTGCTCCTCAGAATCTTCAAGCTACTGCAGGTAATGGTTATGTGCTCCTAAATTGGCAGGCACCAAGCAACAATGGTGGAGCTAGTATTACCAACTACAAGATATATCGTGGCACAAGCTCCGGCGGAGAATCTTATCTTGCAGAAGTATCTGGAACTACCCTATCTTATAACGATACTTCCGTCACTAATGGACAAACTTACTATTACTATGTCACCGCTGTGAATTCTGCTGGAGAATCTCCAGCTAGCAATGAAGTTAGTGCTACTCCTCAGGCTCCTCCTTCACCTTCTTCACTCAAAATATTGCTTGTGGATGATGATGGTGGCCAAAACTATCAAACCTATTTCACTCAAGCCCTAGACGCTGATGGGTACTCTTACGATGTCTGGGATGTGAGCTCTAGCGGCTCTCCCTCCGCTAGCACCCTCGAAAATTATAATGTGGTCATCTGGACCACCGGTGCTACATGGTCCAATACCCTTACATCTACCGACCAGAGCAACCTTGAAACTTACCTCAATAACGGTGGCGCTCTATACCTATCCTCCCAGGACTTCTTGTACGATCTCACGGGCGGATGGGACGAATCCATATCCAATACATTCGTAACCAACTATCTTGGCGTGGATTATGTAGCCAATGATGTGCAGTATAACAGCGTGGCAGGGGTGTCTGGCACATTCGTGCAGTCATTTACATCCATCTCCCTATCTAACTACCCGTTCACCAACTACGATGATGAACTCGGCCTTAGCTCTTATGGCCACGCTCTGTTCTATAACCCCTCCGATAACTATGTTACTGGAGACTATGTACAGACATCCACTTATAAGACCGTATTCACTGCTTTCTCATTCGAAGCTGTGGAAAATACTGACTCCTCTACCGGCAATGCTCTCCTCAAAGCAATCATTGACTGGCTTAGCGGAGAAACAACTTCAATACAGGGAGATATACAAATACCAATGAGCTTCTCAGACCACAGTGAAAATAATTTGGATGTCTTCAACAATGCTCCAATAATCCACGCACCGGAAATCGCTGCCATATTTAGATCTTTCTAA
- the guaB gene encoding IMP dehydrogenase: MFEEKLKNAKIGLTFDDVLLLPSKTPVEPKDVDISSNITRHIRAKIPILSSPMDTVTEDRMAIALAELGALGIIHRNLTIEEQVNLVKNVKKEESLIIRDLHTVTPDTTIEEAERIMREYKIAGLPVVKDEKLVGILTNRDIRFYRGGKIKVSELMTKNVITAPEGISIEEAIEIMHKNRIEKLPIVKDGKLKGLITAKDILKREKYPNALRDKDGRLMVGAAIGPFDIERAKRLLQAEVDVIVIDTAHAHNENVMKSIKKIRKEVDVDLIAGNIATKEAAEDLIALDVDALRVGIGPGSICTTRVVAGIGVPQLEAISQTSDVAKEYNVPVIADGGIRYSGDIVKALSAGASAVMLGSLLAGTEEAPGREMIIGGRKFKVYRGMGSIAAMQKGISDRYGKLGKGKLVPEGVEAAVPYKGKVEEVIFQLAGGMKSGMGYVGARNVEELWSRGKFIRITGAGLRESHPHDVNIISEAPNYPMS, from the coding sequence ATGTTTGAAGAAAAATTAAAAAATGCAAAAATAGGGCTTACATTCGACGATGTTCTGCTTTTACCATCAAAAACTCCAGTCGAACCAAAGGATGTGGATATTTCCTCCAATATAACTAGGCATATAAGAGCTAAAATTCCAATTTTAAGTTCCCCAATGGATACTGTTACGGAAGATAGAATGGCCATAGCCCTTGCAGAATTGGGTGCACTCGGCATAATTCACAGAAATTTAACAATTGAGGAGCAGGTAAATCTTGTAAAGAATGTTAAGAAGGAAGAGAGCTTGATTATCAGGGATCTGCATACCGTTACTCCTGATACAACCATTGAAGAAGCTGAAAGAATAATGAGAGAATACAAAATCGCAGGTTTACCCGTTGTTAAGGATGAAAAACTTGTGGGTATATTAACGAATAGGGACATAAGATTTTATAGGGGTGGCAAGATAAAAGTATCCGAACTAATGACAAAGAATGTTATAACTGCTCCTGAAGGTATATCCATTGAGGAGGCAATAGAAATAATGCACAAAAACAGAATTGAGAAATTACCCATTGTGAAAGATGGAAAATTGAAAGGGCTTATAACCGCAAAAGATATCCTTAAGAGAGAGAAGTATCCAAATGCGTTAAGGGATAAAGATGGAAGGTTAATGGTTGGTGCAGCCATTGGGCCCTTTGATATCGAGAGAGCAAAAAGATTATTACAGGCGGAAGTGGATGTTATTGTCATAGATACTGCCCATGCTCACAACGAGAATGTTATGAAGAGCATAAAAAAGATAAGGAAAGAAGTGGATGTTGATTTAATCGCAGGAAATATAGCAACGAAGGAGGCAGCTGAAGATTTAATCGCCTTGGATGTGGATGCCCTCCGTGTAGGTATAGGCCCTGGATCAATATGCACAACAAGAGTTGTAGCTGGAATAGGTGTGCCCCAATTAGAGGCAATAAGCCAAACATCTGATGTTGCTAAAGAATATAATGTACCTGTGATAGCAGATGGAGGAATACGCTATTCTGGAGACATTGTAAAAGCTCTGAGCGCTGGAGCAAGTGCCGTTATGCTTGGCTCTTTGCTTGCAGGCACAGAGGAAGCACCCGGAAGAGAAATGATAATAGGTGGAAGAAAGTTCAAAGTGTACAGGGGAATGGGAAGCATAGCGGCTATGCAAAAGGGCATATCGGACCGCTATGGCAAACTTGGAAAGGGTAAATTAGTGCCTGAAGGCGTGGAAGCTGCCGTACCTTACAAGGGTAAAGTAGAAGAGGTTATATTCCAGCTTGCAGGTGGAATGAAATCTGGCATGGGCTATGTAGGGGCAAGAAATGTAGAAGAACTTTGGAGCCGGGGAAAATTCATTAGAATTACAGGTGCAGGACTGAGAGAGAGTCATCCCCATGATGTTAATATAATAAGCGAAGCCCCAAATTATCCTATGAGTTAA
- a CDS encoding YlbF family regulator produces MTKEDILNKAKELGKALKESDEYKELVEAEKALNEDEETQKLLNDYNAKAQEIQLRQMTGENVNDSMMELQDLEKKIMDSESMKKYSQAEKNFKELIESANQAIVDAMEEEEQKE; encoded by the coding sequence ATGACAAAGGAAGATATTTTAAACAAGGCCAAGGAACTTGGCAAGGCGCTCAAGGAATCTGATGAGTATAAGGAGCTTGTTGAGGCAGAGAAGGCATTGAATGAGGATGAAGAGACCCAGAAGCTTTTGAATGATTATAATGCAAAAGCCCAGGAAATTCAGCTTAGACAGATGACTGGTGAGAATGTAAATGATAGTATGATGGAGCTTCAAGATTTGGAGAAAAAAATTATGGATAGCGAGAGTATGAAGAAGTATTCTCAAGCTGAGAAAAATTTCAAAGAGCTCATTGAGTCAGCCAATCAGGCTATTGTGGATGCAATGGAAGAAGAGGAGCAAAAGGAATAA
- a CDS encoding ribose 1,5-bisphosphate isomerase — MYERVRDIGEKIKSMEIRGAGRIGRATALALKYFSEDFKGSKEEFLKELEEVKNYLLSTRPTAVSLRNAIYYVVNRKQGSTLEELKESIIKNAEDFIKRSEEALQIIGKYGAGRIPDGATILTHCNSSVAIQCIVQAYRDGKKIKVFNTETRPWLQGHITARALAKEGIDVTMIVDSAVRYFMRDIDIVVVGADTIASNGAVINKIGTSQIALAAHEARVPFIVCAETYKFSPETVIGKLVKIEERDPREIANPEDFPGVKFRNPVFDATPPEYIDAIVTELGVISPYLAYEIIKEVMNVGIEGKEDRH, encoded by the coding sequence ATGTATGAGCGAGTAAGGGATATTGGAGAAAAAATAAAAAGTATGGAGATACGGGGAGCTGGTCGTATTGGCAGGGCTACAGCCCTCGCCTTAAAATATTTTTCAGAGGATTTCAAGGGCAGTAAGGAAGAATTTTTGAAGGAATTAGAAGAGGTTAAAAATTATCTTTTGAGCACAAGGCCTACCGCAGTCTCTCTCCGCAATGCAATTTACTATGTTGTGAATCGTAAACAGGGGAGCACTTTGGAAGAGCTCAAAGAATCCATAATTAAGAATGCAGAGGATTTCATTAAAAGATCAGAAGAAGCGTTGCAAATAATTGGAAAATATGGAGCAGGCAGGATACCGGATGGTGCAACCATATTAACTCATTGCAATTCATCTGTAGCGATCCAATGTATAGTGCAAGCGTACAGAGATGGAAAGAAAATTAAAGTGTTTAACACAGAAACTAGGCCATGGCTGCAAGGGCACATAACTGCAAGGGCATTAGCGAAAGAGGGAATTGATGTAACTATGATCGTTGATTCTGCAGTACGCTATTTTATGAGAGACATTGATATTGTTGTTGTGGGAGCAGATACAATAGCCAGCAACGGAGCAGTTATAAACAAAATAGGAACATCTCAAATTGCTCTGGCTGCTCATGAGGCAAGGGTTCCATTCATAGTATGCGCTGAAACTTACAAATTTTCACCAGAGACGGTAATAGGCAAACTTGTAAAGATTGAAGAGAGAGACCCGAGGGAGATTGCAAATCCCGAGGATTTTCCAGGGGTGAAATTCAGAAATCCAGTGTTTGACGCAACTCCTCCGGAGTACATAGATGCAATAGTAACTGAGCTGGGAGTAATATCCCCATATTTAGCGTATGAAATAATAAAGGAGGTGATGAATGTTGGAATTGAAGGTAAAGAGGATAGACATTGA
- a CDS encoding AMP phosphorylase — translation MLELKVKRIDIEVGGFEIILNEEDAKELGLHPQDRVKVARRGLITTAIVNISESMIKRGEIGMFIEISEKMNVKNGDTVKIAPTMRPMSVDYIKKKIYGEKLTKDEIYEIIKDIVDDNLSTIELASYVTAIQIRGMDMDETEWMTKAMVDTGETIDFEYTVFDVHSIGGVPGNKYAPIAVPIAAAAGLKIPKTSSRAISSAAGTADLMEVLTNVRLSVNDIRRIVDEVGATLTWGGAVNLAPADDKIVHVEYPLGIDPHSQVLASVMAKKKAVGANFMVLDIPMGPETKVPDEKTARKYAMDFIELGERLGITLEAAVTYGGQPIGRAIGPALEAREAMQALEGRRVSHSLIEKATDIAGMLLELGNIAERGEGKDMAKDILKSGKAREKFLEIINAQGSRGIEKSEDVPIGKYKADIHSPEEGYISIVSNKALVKIARTAGAPKDKGAGIILNKKKSEKTDKGEVLYTIYADSKAKLDEAVKIAKMLKPLKIEGMLLERIPSYKA, via the coding sequence ATGTTGGAATTGAAGGTAAAGAGGATAGACATTGAGGTTGGTGGCTTTGAAATAATTTTGAATGAGGAGGATGCGAAGGAGCTGGGGTTACATCCCCAAGACAGAGTGAAAGTTGCCAGAAGGGGTTTAATAACAACTGCCATCGTAAATATCTCCGAAAGCATGATAAAAAGGGGAGAGATTGGCATGTTCATAGAGATCAGCGAGAAGATGAATGTTAAAAATGGAGATACTGTAAAAATCGCACCAACAATGAGACCCATGAGCGTTGATTACATAAAGAAAAAGATATATGGGGAGAAACTAACCAAGGATGAAATATATGAGATCATAAAGGATATTGTAGATGATAATCTATCCACCATTGAACTTGCATCATATGTAACTGCCATACAAATTCGCGGTATGGATATGGACGAAACAGAATGGATGACCAAGGCAATGGTGGATACTGGTGAAACTATTGATTTCGAATATACAGTTTTTGATGTGCATAGCATAGGAGGCGTACCGGGCAACAAATACGCACCTATAGCGGTACCCATAGCGGCCGCAGCAGGTCTGAAAATTCCCAAAACTTCCTCAAGGGCAATAAGCAGTGCCGCCGGCACCGCTGATTTAATGGAGGTTCTGACTAATGTTAGATTAAGTGTAAACGATATAAGAAGAATCGTGGATGAGGTTGGTGCAACTCTCACTTGGGGAGGTGCTGTTAATCTGGCACCTGCTGACGATAAGATAGTACATGTGGAATACCCTCTTGGCATAGACCCACATTCTCAAGTTTTGGCCAGTGTGATGGCAAAGAAGAAGGCAGTGGGAGCAAACTTTATGGTTTTAGACATCCCTATGGGTCCAGAGACAAAAGTACCTGATGAAAAAACAGCAAGAAAGTACGCTATGGATTTCATAGAACTTGGGGAGAGATTAGGTATAACCCTGGAGGCAGCCGTAACCTATGGAGGACAGCCAATAGGAAGGGCAATAGGTCCTGCTTTAGAGGCTAGAGAGGCCATGCAGGCATTGGAAGGGAGGAGAGTGAGCCATTCATTAATTGAGAAAGCAACGGATATAGCAGGCATGCTTTTAGAGCTTGGAAATATAGCAGAGAGAGGAGAGGGTAAGGATATGGCTAAGGATATCCTAAAAAGTGGCAAGGCGAGGGAGAAATTCTTGGAAATAATAAATGCGCAGGGCTCAAGAGGGATAGAAAAGAGCGAGGATGTGCCTATTGGAAAGTACAAGGCGGATATCCACTCACCAGAGGAGGGTTATATTTCCATAGTTTCAAACAAGGCCCTCGTAAAGATTGCAAGGACCGCCGGGGCTCCAAAGGATAAAGGAGCAGGAATAATACTGAATAAGAAGAAGAGTGAGAAAACTGACAAGGGGGAAGTTCTGTATACTATATACGCAGATAGCAAGGCAAAACTTGACGAGGCAGTTAAGATTGCGAAAATGCTCAAACCATTGAAAATAGAGGGTATGCTCTTAGAGCGAATTCCCTCATACAAAGCATAA
- a CDS encoding metal ABC transporter substrate-binding protein — protein sequence MKRGVVLVVIAIIALSSFITLPLAHGSESRINIVATLQIYSYFAKQIGGERVNVTYIVPQGEDIHSYSLKYEDIEKLNRANLVILASSEFFAIDRNIKEKVSSKEILDFKDYNATLYPLGNMERNVHGYWLYPQNAINISLAIKKKLEEMDPQHRSYYENNFLKFKNEVESTLQRIDVIKDETGIKGKNVLLVIPGVFYVAKTMGLNVKGTILEEPHQFISESELKEIRKEIENGNISCIINAVGLQSSKAGQIAIELSRETGVKIAYIDIFSTANYTALLLKDASILAGTNYIYSYGMEKCDYGFYILTIILVVSIAIILGYIAYKYRKELLK from the coding sequence ATGAAGAGAGGAGTAGTTCTTGTAGTGATTGCAATTATTGCGCTTTCATCATTTATTACTTTACCCTTGGCCCATGGAAGTGAGAGCAGGATAAATATTGTAGCAACACTGCAGATATACTCTTATTTTGCAAAGCAGATCGGTGGGGAAAGGGTTAATGTCACATACATAGTTCCTCAAGGCGAGGATATTCATTCTTACTCTCTCAAATATGAGGACATAGAGAAATTGAACCGTGCTAATTTGGTGATTTTAGCATCGAGCGAGTTTTTTGCAATTGATAGGAATATAAAGGAAAAAGTTAGCAGCAAGGAAATTCTTGATTTTAAGGATTATAATGCTACGCTCTATCCCTTAGGAAATATGGAGAGAAATGTGCATGGGTACTGGCTCTATCCCCAAAATGCGATAAATATAAGCTTGGCGATAAAGAAAAAATTAGAAGAGATGGACCCGCAACATCGCAGTTATTATGAAAATAATTTTTTGAAATTCAAAAATGAGGTAGAGAGCACGCTTCAAAGGATTGATGTTATAAAAGATGAAACTGGAATAAAAGGTAAGAATGTTCTACTTGTAATTCCCGGAGTTTTTTATGTGGCTAAAACTATGGGATTAAATGTTAAAGGCACGATTTTAGAGGAGCCCCATCAGTTCATAAGCGAGAGTGAGTTAAAAGAAATTAGAAAGGAAATAGAGAATGGAAATATAAGCTGTATTATAAATGCTGTGGGACTCCAATCATCTAAGGCGGGACAGATAGCAATAGAGTTATCCAGGGAGACAGGGGTCAAAATTGCGTACATAGATATTTTTTCCACTGCAAATTATACAGCTTTACTCTTAAAAGATGCCTCTATATTGGCTGGTACGAATTATATTTACAGTTATGGAATGGAGAAATGCGACTATGGATTTTACATACTTACTATAATACTCGTTGTCTCAATAGCAATTATACTGGGTTACATTGCCTATAAATATAGAAAAGAGTTGCTGAAATAA
- a CDS encoding presenilin family intramembrane aspartyl protease PSH — MKSESMAQLNMMLIFLIANVMALLLFPVYGIYEGGLGEEGSNPWVAVYYLIYVIAVTLLIIYIAKKGKKNLLRGIFYFAIAWAMWYALFPLFYYFAIPYSDLISLGLSIVITIGLIKYPEWYMVNFVGILTTVGVALIFGLSLTLLPIIILLSLFAIYDSVAVYMSKHMVYLADSVIEHKLPAMFVMPAKKDYSFKKAKGKPVRKGGEREAYYMGYGDVLIPGILVVAAERNFGMLAGIFTLLGALAAMLLLFVMVNTGKPQPGLPYLNAGALAGLIIFLLI, encoded by the coding sequence ATGAAAAGTGAGAGTATGGCCCAGCTCAATATGATGCTTATATTCTTAATTGCAAATGTAATGGCGCTACTTCTTTTTCCGGTCTATGGGATATATGAGGGAGGTTTAGGCGAGGAAGGTAGCAATCCATGGGTTGCTGTGTACTATTTAATTTATGTAATTGCGGTTACTTTGCTCATAATCTACATAGCAAAAAAGGGTAAGAAAAATCTTCTTCGTGGGATTTTTTATTTTGCTATAGCTTGGGCTATGTGGTACGCTTTATTCCCTTTATTTTACTATTTTGCCATACCTTACTCGGATTTGATATCTCTGGGGTTATCCATAGTGATTACCATAGGATTAATCAAATATCCAGAATGGTACATGGTGAATTTTGTAGGCATATTAACAACGGTGGGAGTTGCTCTGATATTTGGATTGAGCTTAACACTCCTGCCCATAATAATTCTTCTGAGTTTGTTTGCAATATATGATTCTGTTGCGGTTTATATGAGCAAACATATGGTTTATTTGGCAGATTCTGTTATTGAGCATAAATTACCTGCTATGTTCGTTATGCCTGCAAAGAAGGACTATTCCTTTAAAAAGGCAAAGGGAAAACCTGTTAGAAAAGGGGGAGAAAGAGAAGCATACTATATGGGTTACGGAGATGTATTGATTCCCGGTATTTTGGTGGTTGCAGCAGAGAGAAATTTTGGAATGCTTGCAGGGATATTCACTTTATTGGGTGCACTTGCAGCCATGCTTCTCCTGTTTGTAATGGTTAATACAGGCAAGCCACAGCCAGGATTACCCTATTTGAATGCAGGAGCTTTAGCCGGATTAATAATATTTTTACTGATTTGA